A window of Flavobacterium flavigenum contains these coding sequences:
- a CDS encoding cupin-like domain-containing protein, whose amino-acid sequence MKLTQIERVKKISKSEFISQYVKNQIPVVIEELTEDWPAYEKWKLSYIKQIAGDKVVPLYDDRPVNHEDGFNEAHTCMKMSDYIDLLEKKPTNYRIFLYNLMKDVPVLKNDFLWPDIGLKLVKQMPMLFFGGQNSKVFMHFDIDYSNILHFHFHGEKQCMIFPPDQSKYMYKVPHALISREDIDFDNPDYEKFPALKNAQGYITNLKHGEMLYMPEGYWHYMKYLTPGFSMSLRSFPKNITNLSKAAYNVFIMRHFDILMRKFKGQKWIDYKNEKAIQNTHENLLKEAV is encoded by the coding sequence ATGAAATTAACACAAATTGAAAGGGTAAAAAAAATCTCAAAATCTGAGTTTATATCCCAATATGTAAAAAATCAAATACCGGTTGTTATTGAAGAGCTGACTGAAGACTGGCCGGCTTATGAAAAATGGAAATTATCTTATATCAAACAAATAGCAGGCGACAAAGTTGTTCCTTTATACGATGACAGACCGGTAAACCATGAAGATGGTTTTAATGAAGCACATACTTGTATGAAGATGAGCGATTATATTGATTTACTTGAAAAAAAACCAACCAATTACCGCATTTTTCTTTACAATCTAATGAAAGATGTTCCTGTCTTAAAAAATGATTTTTTATGGCCGGATATTGGCTTAAAATTAGTCAAGCAAATGCCTATGCTGTTCTTTGGCGGTCAAAATTCTAAAGTGTTTATGCATTTTGATATAGACTACTCCAATATTCTTCATTTCCATTTTCACGGAGAAAAGCAATGCATGATTTTTCCTCCTGATCAGTCAAAATATATGTATAAGGTTCCTCATGCGTTAATTTCGAGAGAAGATATTGATTTTGACAATCCCGATTATGAAAAATTCCCTGCCCTGAAAAATGCACAGGGATACATCACAAACCTGAAACATGGTGAAATGTTATATATGCCTGAAGGTTACTGGCACTATATGAAGTATCTTACACCCGGGTTTTCTATGAGTTTACGCTCTTTTCCTAAAAACATTACCAACTTATCTAAGGCTGCTTATAATGTTTTTATCATGCGACATTTTGATATTTTGATGCGAAAATTCAAAGGTCAAAAATGGATTGACTATAAAAATGAAAAGGCAATTCAGAATACGCATGAAAATTTGCTAAAAGAAGCTGTCTAA
- a CDS encoding calcium-binding protein → MKSKLHCLFIILFSLFSISNKAQQGKPDVSFNSYDDGFNGDGFNNAVRTLSMQIDGNLIVGGEFLSFNGKPLSYLTRLKTDGTIDEEFNTGSGFNGKIYSSYIQNDGKIIIGGNFTSYNGVAAGRLIRLNNDGSHDSTFNTSIAAGTGIINQIAQQSDGKFIIVGSFTKYDGITVNRIARILPDGNLDATFLTGSGAPSNINCVQIQHDGKIILSGNFIKFNGADVNRIVRLNSDGSIDMGFNAGTAFNDEIHAMCLQSDEKIILGGEFTDYNGIASNRIIRLNSDGSIDSGFLSGTGFNNGTVNVIKTDLSGNIMLGGSFTALYNGSDVNRLLLLNPDGTIKTDFNAGGGPGSASVFSLENSDDGSWYIGGSFSVFDYLNQGKLAKTDASGIHDISYLSAGAGFDNSVSKVLPLPNNNTMVFGNFSNFNGVACSKIARILPEGDLDNRFNSAQSGANNTIKTAVRQVDGKMIIAGSFTTYNNTICNRIARILPDGSLDNSFVSGSGFNGQVYSVSIQSDGKILAAGNFTKYNGVTFGRIVRLMQDGTIDSSFNAAVAANAIVDAMIVQPDGKIILGGRFDTFDGIVYSKLVRLNADGSIDSSFSIGTGFDKNVYALELQSDGKIIVGGSFLDYNGTSKKRILRLNSDGTLDITFNSGTGFSNGDVRSILVQPDNRILVGGAFSGNYNGTASLRLLRLSSNGVFDSSFSVGLNGTLYTMGFTSDHKLLIGGNFNSVSGVAKHRIARLKLCTHSSKWNGTNWSNGFPSVEKELNFEDDYLFSASTNACSCHINSGKTVTVSAGKTLGLNLDYSGSGRLILEDTASLYQYDDEMINTGIIHLKRKTTPMRKSDYTYWSSPVEGQNLTDVSPATLPDKFFSFDPEVNYWKEEIPSTIMSSGKGYIIRGPQNFSDSVPEKYEAVFKGIPVNGKIKINVCNTDSFNLLGNPYPSAIDADVFLKDNMDVIKGTLYFWTHNTPLSYNKYNTDDYAVYTLLGGVGTRAAMASGENETLPAGKIASAQSFFVQSLIAGEVKFENSMRVIEQNSQFFKPAKISEKKKKPERSRIWLNLTNEESAFKQLLIGYIEGATNGYDSAFDGESFNGNKYIDFYSFNEEKSWTIQGREFPFEDSDEIVLGYKTEIKGNFTISIDHLDQTFTDQSIYLEDKDKMILHDLKKEPYVFLTEKGIFNTRFVLRFIDKTLHLKDISPNKKEFVIYQKKGQLVVESENSNIQKVQVFDISGKLILEQNTNQNSIIISNLKPENQLLLLKIQTEESLKTEKIIY, encoded by the coding sequence TTGAAATCAAAATTACATTGTTTGTTTATAATTCTTTTTAGTTTATTTTCTATTTCAAATAAAGCCCAACAAGGTAAACCAGACGTCAGTTTTAATAGTTATGATGATGGTTTTAATGGTGATGGTTTTAATAATGCAGTTAGAACCTTGTCAATGCAAATAGATGGGAATTTAATTGTGGGAGGTGAATTTTTGAGCTTTAACGGAAAACCACTTTCTTATTTGACACGGCTCAAAACAGACGGAACTATAGATGAAGAATTTAATACAGGTTCAGGTTTTAATGGAAAGATATATTCATCTTACATACAAAATGATGGCAAAATTATTATTGGAGGAAATTTTACCAGTTATAATGGAGTTGCTGCAGGCAGATTAATTCGTTTAAATAATGATGGCTCGCATGATAGCACTTTTAATACTTCTATAGCAGCAGGTACGGGCATTATAAATCAAATTGCCCAGCAATCAGATGGAAAATTTATAATCGTTGGAAGCTTTACAAAGTATGATGGAATTACTGTAAACAGGATAGCCAGGATTTTACCTGATGGAAATTTAGATGCCACTTTTTTAACTGGTTCAGGTGCTCCTTCAAATATAAATTGTGTTCAGATCCAACACGACGGGAAGATTATTCTGTCAGGAAATTTTATAAAATTTAATGGTGCCGATGTCAATAGAATAGTTCGCTTAAATTCAGATGGTAGTATTGATATGGGTTTTAATGCTGGAACTGCTTTTAATGATGAAATCCATGCAATGTGTTTACAATCAGATGAAAAAATTATACTGGGTGGTGAATTTACAGATTATAACGGAATTGCTTCTAACAGGATTATTCGGTTGAATTCAGATGGATCAATCGATTCTGGTTTTCTTTCAGGAACAGGTTTTAATAACGGTACTGTAAACGTTATAAAAACGGATTTGTCAGGAAATATTATGCTCGGAGGTTCTTTTACAGCTTTATATAATGGAAGCGATGTAAACAGATTATTACTTTTAAATCCAGACGGCACAATTAAAACGGATTTCAATGCAGGAGGCGGACCTGGCTCAGCATCAGTATTTAGTTTAGAAAATTCAGATGATGGCAGTTGGTACATTGGTGGGTCATTTTCAGTATTTGATTATTTGAACCAGGGAAAACTGGCTAAAACAGATGCTAGTGGAATTCATGATATAAGTTATCTGTCGGCGGGAGCCGGGTTTGATAATTCGGTTTCAAAAGTATTACCATTGCCTAATAATAATACAATGGTTTTTGGTAATTTCTCAAATTTTAACGGAGTTGCATGTTCAAAAATTGCGCGTATTTTGCCAGAGGGAGATTTAGATAATAGATTTAATTCAGCACAGTCAGGGGCTAATAATACTATAAAAACGGCAGTCCGGCAAGTAGATGGAAAAATGATTATAGCTGGAAGTTTTACGACTTACAACAATACAATTTGTAATCGCATTGCCCGAATCTTACCTGATGGGAGTTTAGATAATAGTTTTGTTTCCGGAAGCGGTTTTAATGGTCAGGTATATTCGGTATCGATTCAATCGGATGGGAAAATATTAGCAGCAGGTAATTTCACAAAATATAATGGCGTTACATTTGGCCGAATAGTGCGTCTCATGCAAGACGGCACAATTGATAGTAGTTTTAATGCTGCTGTAGCTGCAAATGCAATTGTAGATGCTATGATAGTCCAGCCAGACGGAAAAATTATATTAGGAGGAAGATTTGATACATTCGACGGCATAGTATATTCGAAGTTAGTACGGTTAAATGCTGACGGAAGTATAGATAGCAGTTTTTCTATAGGTACTGGATTTGACAAAAATGTGTATGCACTTGAATTGCAATCTGATGGAAAAATTATTGTGGGTGGTTCTTTTTTAGATTATAATGGAACTTCAAAAAAAAGAATTTTAAGACTTAATTCAGATGGTACTTTAGACATAACTTTTAACTCCGGAACGGGTTTTAGTAACGGAGATGTTCGCAGTATTTTAGTACAGCCAGACAATAGGATCCTTGTTGGAGGCGCATTTTCAGGAAATTATAACGGTACAGCTTCTTTACGATTATTACGGTTATCTTCTAATGGCGTTTTTGATTCCTCTTTTTCAGTTGGTTTAAACGGCACTTTATATACTATGGGCTTTACATCTGATCATAAACTGCTTATCGGGGGGAATTTTAACTCAGTATCAGGAGTGGCAAAACATAGAATTGCCCGTTTGAAATTATGTACTCATAGCTCAAAATGGAATGGTACGAATTGGTCAAATGGATTTCCTTCAGTCGAAAAAGAACTAAATTTTGAAGATGATTATTTGTTTTCTGCTTCAACAAATGCATGTAGCTGTCATATCAACTCTGGAAAGACAGTAACGGTTTCAGCCGGAAAAACTTTGGGATTAAACTTAGATTATTCGGGATCCGGAAGGTTGATTTTAGAAGATACTGCATCTTTGTACCAATATGATGATGAAATGATCAATACCGGGATTATTCATCTTAAACGGAAAACTACACCTATGAGAAAGTCCGATTATACCTATTGGTCTTCTCCAGTTGAAGGTCAAAATTTGACAGATGTTTCGCCGGCTACATTACCAGATAAGTTTTTTTCATTTGATCCTGAAGTAAATTATTGGAAAGAGGAAATTCCTTCAACAATTATGAGTTCAGGTAAAGGTTATATTATTCGCGGGCCGCAAAATTTTTCAGATTCTGTTCCTGAAAAATATGAAGCGGTTTTTAAAGGAATACCGGTTAACGGAAAAATTAAAATAAATGTTTGCAATACGGATAGTTTCAATTTATTAGGCAATCCATACCCATCCGCTATTGATGCAGATGTATTTTTGAAAGACAACATGGATGTTATTAAAGGAACACTATATTTCTGGACTCATAATACACCACTCTCTTATAATAAATATAATACAGATGATTATGCAGTTTATACACTTTTAGGAGGTGTAGGAACAAGAGCAGCAATGGCTTCTGGTGAAAATGAAACTTTGCCGGCAGGAAAGATTGCTTCAGCACAATCTTTTTTTGTTCAGAGTTTAATTGCCGGGGAAGTGAAATTTGAAAATAGTATGCGTGTTATAGAACAAAATTCACAATTTTTTAAACCTGCTAAGATTTCCGAAAAAAAGAAAAAACCAGAGAGAAGCAGAATATGGCTTAACCTTACGAATGAAGAAAGTGCATTCAAACAGCTTTTAATTGGTTATATTGAAGGAGCAACAAACGGGTATGATTCGGCTTTTGACGGAGAGTCATTCAATGGAAACAAGTATATTGATTTTTATAGTTTTAATGAAGAAAAAAGCTGGACTATACAAGGCAGGGAATTCCCTTTTGAAGATTCAGATGAAATAGTTCTGGGTTATAAAACTGAAATCAAGGGAAATTTCACGATAAGTATAGATCATTTGGATCAAACTTTTACGGACCAATCCATTTATCTTGAAGATAAGGACAAAATGATTTTACATGATTTAAAAAAAGAACCTTATGTATTTTTAACTGAAAAAGGAATTTTTAATACTCGTTTTGTTTTAAGATTTATAGATAAAACATTGCATTTAAAAGATATTTCGCCAAATAAAAAAGAATTTGTAATTTATCAAAAGAAGGGACAATTAGTGGTAGAATCAGAAAATTCAAATATTCAAAAAGTTCAGGTTTTCGATATAAGTGGAAAATTGATTTTAGAGCAAAATACGAATCAAAATTCAATAATAATTTCTAATCTGAAACCAGAAAATCAGCTTCTTTTACTTAAAATTCAAACAGAAGAAAGCCTGAAAACGGAAAAAATAATATATTAA
- a CDS encoding helix-turn-helix domain-containing protein yields the protein MNRKVKFNYAFKLECVELVLKKHYSNVYVSRLKGLDESNIRKWVAFYKAYGKDGLLPRRNHNYTVDFKLKVLKAIKKESLSLRETSVKFNIADAAILLKWQKDFANFGVEALQPKPKGRPKSMSNFKRKKRKSDKPLSREEELLLEIEALRCENDLLKKLQALIQAEEAAKKRKP from the coding sequence ATGAACAGAAAAGTAAAATTCAATTATGCATTTAAGTTAGAATGTGTAGAATTAGTTTTAAAGAAACATTATTCGAACGTGTATGTTTCAAGATTGAAGGGTTTGGACGAGTCCAATATCCGTAAATGGGTAGCTTTTTATAAAGCATACGGCAAAGACGGCTTATTACCTAGAAGGAATCATAATTATACGGTTGATTTTAAGTTAAAGGTTCTAAAAGCCATTAAAAAAGAATCACTTTCCTTACGCGAGACCTCGGTGAAGTTTAATATTGCCGATGCAGCTATTCTGTTAAAATGGCAAAAAGATTTTGCTAACTTTGGAGTTGAAGCATTACAACCAAAACCCAAAGGCAGGCCCAAATCTATGAGCAATTTCAAACGTAAAAAACGCAAATCAGACAAGCCATTATCCAGGGAAGAAGAACTTCTCTTGGAAATTGAAGCCCTGCGCTGTGAGAACGATTTGCTAAAAAAGCTACAAGCCTTAATTCAAGCCGAAGAAGCAGCCAAAAAGCGCAAGCCATAA
- a CDS encoding IS3 family transposase yields the protein MELRHLYDLDLLLNRTNMARSSFYYYEKQNKSVDKYQIIKEFIKSIYHKHKGRYGYRRITDELNNKGITINHKTVFRLMKLLGLKSIIRIKKYKSYKGEQGKIAPNILERNFKSEAPNKKWATDITEFNVSGKKLYLSPIIDLFNQEIISYELAERPVFSQVVVMLKKAFKKIPNNTNLTLHSDQGWQYQMKQYQHLLKKKESYRVCPEKGIVWIMRL from the coding sequence ATGGAATTAAGGCATTTATATGATTTAGATTTACTTTTGAATCGTACTAATATGGCACGTAGCAGTTTTTACTACTATGAAAAACAAAACAAATCTGTGGATAAGTATCAAATCATAAAAGAATTTATAAAATCCATTTATCACAAGCACAAAGGTCGTTATGGCTATAGAAGAATTACCGACGAATTGAACAATAAAGGGATAACTATCAATCATAAAACAGTTTTCAGATTGATGAAGCTATTAGGGCTAAAAAGCATTATTAGAATAAAGAAATATAAATCATATAAAGGGGAACAGGGCAAAATCGCACCTAATATTTTGGAACGCAATTTTAAATCAGAAGCTCCAAATAAAAAATGGGCAACCGACATAACCGAGTTTAATGTATCAGGAAAAAAACTATATTTATCGCCTATTATAGACTTATTCAACCAAGAAATTATCAGTTATGAGCTAGCGGAACGACCCGTATTTAGTCAAGTGGTCGTGATGTTAAAAAAAGCATTTAAGAAAATACCAAACAATACTAATTTGACCTTACATTCTGATCAAGGCTGGCAATACCAAATGAAACAATACCAGCATTTATTGAAAAAAAAGGAATCGTACAGAGTATGTCCAGAAAAGGGAATTGTCTGGATAATGCGATTATAG
- a CDS encoding IS3 family transposase gives MSRKGNCLDNAIIENFFGILKSELFYLKKYSSISQLKQDIENYIIYYNRERIKSNLNKMSPIQYRAHHYQN, from the coding sequence ATGTCCAGAAAAGGGAATTGTCTGGATAATGCGATTATAGAAAACTTCTTCGGGATATTAAAATCCGAATTGTTTTACCTTAAAAAGTACAGTTCTATAAGTCAATTAAAACAAGATATCGAAAATTATATTATCTATTACAATAGAGAAAGAATCAAGTCAAATTTAAACAAAATGAGCCCGATACAATATCGAGCTCATCATTATCAAAATTAA
- a CDS encoding DUF7507 domain-containing protein, with amino-acid sequence MTRKLFLMKRSLFLKIIVLFFLLITSKTLSQTSVTRIYTDWNTYFTSNSATNVVANQPNTENNLLAFDWQGKTYATGANNAVLTANSVNFVNSRFRALKIQSLPYDASSYYLQGSNIDGSLTNRILTPALGGALSTPAELAYRLTDGINGLALGTGIANIKANTLAEFKIGTNNIQLGIIGDGIPDIIVSQVAQPNSVVDKFSFVNAAGVVIGNSVNVDFTSSSIPAVGTYRLDLFNTNNGAPATGFSANDTRDIRLLAFDLSAFGITDATSSQIDRFVVNFSGSSDCAFIAFNTNSLKIATLALVKKATLLGCGVGGKIRYTFEVTNTGDVPLTNVVVTDPMIGTISGSPIASLAAGATTTLTADYTITAADVALGRVVNSAKVTAVDPSANTVEDISGNSIGDDIQTVTNLLTPPTIGTIKNITCNSLGTISLSSLPSGSWTLEINSGSSTVNTSGSGSTTTVTGLAVGTYTFRVTDNSSGCKSPLTAAASIISQTTNTWNGTAWSTGSVPTLDQNIVFTGNYPPAVDPNVDLYGCSCRVSGSTTKVTIKTGRTLTITNGVTVDTDGNLIFENNASLIQLTNAVNSGKIIYKRSSQPMKNYDSTYWSSPVEGQTLYNLSPNTRWDKYLSYTGDRWNEEPSSTVMQAGIGYAIRVPDIKTVYPNGETWNGSSYVQNLSFIGKPNNGKITSGQYMEKDKYYLIGNPYPSAIFADSFLYDNANNSGILGGTVYFWTHNTAVKLVGAQYAYVSDDYASYNLTGGVASALSDPKHSVNGVDKGMKPTGYIAAGQSFFTSAESGSGHVEFTNEMRFGGTNNSQFFKPGNTSKPALMEKHRLWLNLTNAGGAFKQMLIGYIEGASNGYDKIFDGQSYDGNSYIDFYSINDATDLTIQGRALPFSDSDVVPLGYRSKIAGDFTIAIDQADGKLATQRIYLEDKQTGTINELTAKNYTFTTKAGTFKNRFVLRYKNTTLGTGDLETVDDAVWVVAQNKTITVNSTTENIDKVFIYDVSGKELYSKDKVSNLELILQNQPFAQQVLLIKVVLGNGYQTTKKVIFK; translated from the coding sequence ATGACTAGAAAATTATTTTTGATGAAACGTTCTTTATTTTTAAAAATTATTGTTTTATTTTTTTTACTCATTACTTCCAAAACGTTAAGCCAAACTTCGGTAACAAGAATATATACCGATTGGAATACTTATTTTACTTCAAATTCTGCGACTAATGTTGTGGCAAATCAGCCTAATACAGAAAATAATTTGCTTGCCTTTGACTGGCAGGGAAAAACGTATGCAACAGGTGCTAATAATGCTGTTTTGACTGCGAATTCTGTTAATTTTGTGAATAGTCGTTTCAGAGCTTTAAAAATACAATCTTTACCATATGACGCATCCAGCTACTACTTGCAAGGCTCTAATATTGATGGCTCTTTAACTAATAGGATATTAACTCCTGCTCTGGGAGGAGCTTTATCAACGCCTGCCGAATTAGCTTATAGACTTACAGACGGTATTAATGGATTGGCTTTGGGTACAGGGATTGCAAATATTAAAGCAAATACTTTGGCTGAATTCAAAATAGGTACAAATAATATACAATTGGGAATAATTGGAGATGGAATTCCTGATATTATAGTCAGTCAGGTTGCTCAGCCAAATTCAGTAGTTGACAAATTCAGTTTTGTTAATGCAGCAGGAGTTGTTATTGGTAATTCTGTTAATGTAGATTTTACTTCTAGTTCCATTCCGGCTGTTGGGACCTACAGACTGGATTTATTTAATACTAATAACGGTGCTCCGGCCACTGGCTTCAGTGCAAATGACACCCGTGATATTCGTTTGCTTGCCTTTGATTTGAGTGCTTTTGGAATTACAGATGCTACATCCTCACAGATAGACCGCTTTGTGGTTAATTTTTCAGGAAGCTCTGATTGTGCATTCATTGCTTTTAATACCAACTCATTAAAAATAGCAACTTTAGCTTTAGTAAAAAAAGCAACATTATTGGGATGCGGAGTAGGAGGTAAAATTAGATATACTTTTGAAGTTACTAATACTGGAGACGTTCCGTTAACTAATGTAGTAGTAACTGATCCTATGATTGGTACAATATCAGGTTCTCCTATCGCCTCCTTAGCCGCTGGTGCAACGACAACTTTAACCGCAGATTATACTATTACCGCAGCTGATGTAGCCTTAGGAAGAGTGGTCAATTCTGCAAAAGTTACAGCGGTAGATCCTTCAGCGAACACGGTTGAAGATATTTCAGGTAATTCTATCGGAGATGATATCCAGACAGTAACTAATTTATTGACCCCTCCAACGATAGGAACAATAAAAAACATAACTTGTAATTCATTGGGAACTATTTCTTTGAGCAGTTTACCTTCAGGATCATGGACCCTGGAAATAAATTCAGGTAGCAGTACGGTAAATACTTCCGGTTCCGGATCTACAACGACTGTCACTGGTTTAGCAGTTGGAACCTATACTTTTAGGGTAACGGATAATAGTAGCGGCTGTAAATCACCTTTAACAGCTGCTGCTTCAATTATTAGTCAGACAACGAATACCTGGAACGGAACTGCTTGGTCGACAGGATCTGTACCAACTTTAGATCAAAATATTGTTTTCACTGGTAACTATCCGCCTGCTGTCGATCCAAATGTTGATTTGTATGGCTGCAGTTGCAGGGTTTCAGGAAGCACTACAAAAGTTACTATAAAAACAGGACGTACTTTGACTATAACAAATGGGGTTACAGTTGATACAGATGGAAATTTAATATTTGAGAATAATGCTAGTTTAATTCAGCTGACGAATGCTGTCAATTCTGGTAAAATCATCTATAAGCGTAGTTCTCAGCCGATGAAGAATTACGATTCCACGTATTGGTCCTCACCTGTAGAAGGCCAAACATTGTATAATTTATCTCCTAATACGCGCTGGGATAAATATTTGTCCTATACAGGAGACAGATGGAACGAAGAGCCATCTTCGACTGTGATGCAAGCTGGTATCGGTTATGCCATCCGTGTTCCTGATATAAAAACAGTATATCCAAACGGTGAGACCTGGAATGGCAGCAGCTATGTACAGAATCTTTCATTTATAGGCAAACCCAATAACGGAAAGATTACCAGCGGGCAGTATATGGAGAAAGATAAATATTACCTTATAGGTAATCCTTATCCTTCAGCTATCTTTGCAGACTCGTTTTTGTATGATAATGCAAACAACAGTGGTATCTTAGGTGGAACGGTTTATTTCTGGACTCATAACACGGCAGTCAAACTAGTTGGTGCCCAGTATGCTTATGTTTCGGATGATTATGCGAGCTACAACCTTACAGGAGGTGTTGCCTCTGCGCTTAGTGATCCAAAGCACAGTGTTAACGGAGTAGATAAAGGAATGAAACCCACTGGTTACATTGCTGCAGGGCAGTCTTTTTTCACCAGTGCAGAATCTGGTTCTGGTCATGTTGAGTTCACAAATGAAATGCGTTTTGGCGGAACCAATAATTCGCAGTTTTTCAAACCTGGTAACACCTCGAAACCAGCATTGATGGAGAAACACCGTTTGTGGCTTAACCTAACCAATGCAGGAGGTGCATTCAAACAAATGCTTATTGGCTACATAGAAGGTGCTAGCAATGGATATGATAAGATTTTCGACGGACAGAGTTATGACGGCAACAGTTACATTGATTTTTATAGTATCAACGATGCTACCGATCTGACCATCCAAGGACGTGCCTTGCCATTCAGTGATTCAGATGTTGTTCCTTTAGGGTATCGTTCGAAAATTGCGGGAGATTTCACCATTGCAATAGATCAGGCCGATGGTAAGCTGGCTACGCAGAGAATTTATCTGGAAGACAAGCAGACCGGAACAATAAACGAATTGACGGCGAAAAACTATACTTTTACGACCAAGGCAGGTACCTTCAAGAATCGATTTGTGCTTCGCTACAAGAACACAACATTGGGGACCGGTGATTTAGAAACGGTTGATGATGCTGTTTGGGTTGTTGCCCAGAACAAAACCATTACAGTAAATTCGACCACAGAAAACATTGACAAGGTGTTTATTTATGATGTTTCGGGAAAAGAATTGTATAGTAAAGATAAGGTTAGCAATCTTGAATTGATTCTTCAGAACCAGCCCTTTGCACAACAGGTTTTGCTGATCAAAGTAGTGCTGGGGAATGGCTACCAGACGACCAAAAAAGTGATCTTTAAATAA